The DNA segment GTTCGGCGAGCGTTTCGAACGGCTAGAAAAATGAACGGAGCATGTGTGTCGATAGAAGAAAACCTATGTAGAACACACTATTAGTGGATCCGACGATTTTCTCGCAAAGTGATCAGTGATCACCCGCGATGCGCGCTGCTCCCTGGCTTTCGTTTCCTCTATTTACAGGCTGTCTCGTGGTGGGGCGTGTTTCAAAAGCAACCCCCGCTACCAGCTTTCTCAGCACGGTGAATCGACTGGGGCGGCAGGCCTCGAGGGCACCAGCTGCTCGATGGTAGAAGAGGGAAATGTAGAAAGGGGGACGTTTTTGAAACACGCTGTACAATACACTCGGTTTTGTCTCTGTCATACTGTCATTCGCTCGATCATTCGCTCtcactttatatatatatatatatatatatatatatatatatatatatatatatatatgtataatgtgTATATACCTAACATATCGTATCGTTAGACtccatttatttatatatttatatatttatatatttatatatttatatatttatatttataatatttatatatatgtatatatacgtccatatacatacatatacatataactctctgtaacatatataatattgtacATCGTATGCGTTGCGTTGTGCGGCTATCTACACGTatcatacaaaaaaaaaaggaaaaaaacacACTGGACGTGTCCTGCTTTCGACGCTCTCAAAGGGAATCTTAAACCTTTTCGCAGTATCGTCAGTTTTCCGTGCGTTTCGAGTGTCAAGTGTGTTGTTGCACGAGGATTTCGTCGAGTATATCGTACTGTACGTACACGAACGCGCGGCACCTCTACACGAGAAATACACAGGCGTCGCTTGCAAGCCTACGTTCGTATTAATTTAGACTTATTCTCGCGGATTATCACATTTTTTTTCGCTCAACACCGACGCTCGCGCGGGTTCGAGCCAGCCATCAAACGTATCTCCCCTTCTTCCCGTCGAGATCTTAACCAGCCTCGAGACACGACTCACCAGATAGCATCTTAGATCCTCATATAACGATATTCGATGCAACGCTTGTTCTGCTGGAGAACGCGGTTGCTATTCGATTGCGAACGCTGCGATCGTCATGACGATTCACGTGGATTTTACATGTAGGAGAAAGACGCGGAGAAACTGGCATGTGCGCGAAATTTTAATTACTACAAAAGTTTAACAATCTCAGTTTACTTCTATTCAATCAACAAATTAAGTATTGATCAATTTTATTTGCACTTGTTTAAAAAAACTAGCAAGTTTTTCTTTAGGGATGAGAGAGTACGATGACTCAAGTAGAGTGTAATAAGATTTAACATAGGAATTTCGATCCAATTAATCGATATGCAATTATCATAATTACAATTAAGGCCACTGTAGTACTTAAAATATGCATTTGCAATTACAATATAAAACGTCTCGAACTGCATACGTTAACTGCATAACATTGGCCTCTTTCTCCACAGCCACATGATTCGCATTCGAAAATCACTGACCGTCTTTGAGGATCTTTAACATGAAACTttcgtcccccccccccccccccccccgccccgcccgcaagaaaaaagaaaataaaaggagAAAATGCCTTGGACGATCGCATAAATTCTCTAAAAATCGTGAAACCGTTTAACAGTTTCTTCGTTATGAAATTATGAAATTATCGAAAGTTATCGTCCTATATCGTAGAAAAGAACGTGGAAGAGATTCCCCGTACGACGCCGGCTTATCGAAGTATCTCGATTCGTTGATAAAGCTTAATTGCCGAATCAACGAACTTTTCGAGACGAGCGTGACACCGCGTGGAATTGCAGTGCGGCGAACGATAAGCGTGTGACACGGGGTAACTGTCGGAGAACAGTGGAATCGAGATCAACGACCAGTGAAAAGAGGCATGCATCATCGAAGGTACAGATAATCCGAAAAAAGACCTAAGTTATCGCATTCTAGTATCACAATCTGTACGCTCACGATAAACAATCGTCTAGCGACCGTCGATCCTGCTCTTTGTTCCAAGGGAGTTACGACGAGTGAGTCACGGTACCGCGATTTATTTCTGGGTCCAAAAAAATTACACACGCGACATGGTTCGCGCCACGAAATTGTAAATTCAAATTCTTGTCCCGATGAAACTTTTCTAATCGAGTCTCGGGTTTGTATCCGTTTCCCAATATGTACTCAATTACGAGACATCGCTGACAAATCAATGAATTGTAACACGAATAGAAGTATTTTTAGAAAGATTTTACAAGAAATGATAATTAATCGTCGTGTATGTTTCAAATTATAACGAAGCGCTGTTTGTACAAAATTTCGTATGAAATATTACTTGTTAGGAGCGGTACGGTACAAATGGTAGGTTTATTCAAGGTTTGGCAGTGTATTCAAACAATATTACGCAGGAAAACACTTATTAAGACTGAGTACGCCTAATTGAGAGCCGGATAACACAAAAAGGCTTGTCTTTCTTCGATGCTAATGATCTTCGAAAACGTCAGACATCTCGAATCGCAGTTACTTGTTAAACTTTCGACTTTCAACAGCCAGTTCTTCGAACGATCGTTCGGAAGGAAAACTCGAAAACTCGAAACCCATCAtcggaaaaaaattaattcaaagtTTGTACTACTCAAAAGACTTGGAAAAAGTGGAACTCAAGACCCGCGAGTGTCCGTGTCTCGAGACGCGAAGAAACTCGATTTAATTCGAACCAACGGACTTCCCTCCGGCTTCGAAGGGAATTGCACTCGTGTATTGCGAATAGAAACTTAGATCGATCGATTCGTCGACGATTATACTTGCTTCTTGTAAAGGAACGAGAGAATGGCTGATGTCCGAGGCGGTTGCCACGCAGCCAGAGGGTCGCCTGGTGCGTCGTTGTCGCGTATCACAGAAACGAAAACCAACGCGTGTGGCGGTGAACGTCAGTCGAACAGCCCGAGAACGAAATCGAAGGCCAATCGGACCGCGTTTTGCAGCAGAGAACCCGATCCGCGAGAAATCGAAATTTCAGACGCGACTCTTGTCGATTTTCCCACAATTTCATCAATCGACTATCCGGTTAGACATGCCCTCCTCTCTCGAAACGATATCAATCTTCACAAGATACTCCGATAAAAAGAATATGGAACAGTTCTTGGCGTCACAATTAAATTCATTATATATAAATTcattattataaaattaattattataattctCGTACAAAAAGCATATAGAAATATGAATAAAAATCGATCAGAGCATGTGACATTCCCAACAAGTGCTAACTTCTCCATCATAAAGTTACCGAAACTCATTTGAACTCGTCCAATTGACAGTTCTCCCGTTCTACGTTGAATTGGTGCGAAAAATCGTGTAAATCTGAAATTTCTCCTTTTGCGTTTCGAATAAAACAATCAATCCCCGTTATTTGATCGTCAACGTTGAACTTTTCAAGCTATCTTCCCGATTTCGTTTTCGAGCGGTTCGGTTCCCCGTTCGCGGAACGGAGTCCAATTAACAGGCGTGATTTCCTTCGTTCCGTTTCCCGTCTAGATCGCAGTTTAGTATATCTGGTCCCGCGGCCGTGAGTCACACGATTCGAGTGGCGCTTGATCGGCGTCTCGATAGATTTTTCAGAACGCTTTCACGGTGTGTACAACGAAACGATCGCTGAACGATTGGCGCGCGGTGCGATGTCGATCGTGCCTCCCAAACGACACCGCCAGCAAATGGAATTGGTTCGGCGATTGGAAACCTCTAGCGTGGAATCTTCATGAAATTCAATAACAAAACGAAGCGTAGCATCCGCGTAGAAGCTCGTGATAGGAATTATTACTTTAGAGACAGCTTTGGAGACCGAAAGGAGAATTTCAGTCTTAACGTGCGCTCGTTGGTAATTACGGTAGCAATTACCGAGACTCTGCTTAACCAGTAGCAGCGAGTGGTAAAAATGTCTGTCAGGAACAGAAATTCGTACTCGATTAATCGATGATAGATCGACATCGTTCCGGACGATAGACGATACTCCTAGGGAACCGATCGTTTCGTTACGCGTCAAGATTCAAAAATTACTTCCTAATCCGTAAAAATCCAGACGACCAAAGAACGACGTGTCTGTGAAACAGTCCATAAGGGTATAGAGCTTCTCTTTCCGAGGTATTCAAACAATTCACCAAAACAACTTACTAAACCGTGATCCCCAATTATCCCAGCCATATAAACGAAAACTCACGACCAGCCAGACCGCGCGTATCACGATCAACCGTTCTTCACTCTCTCCAAAAAAAAAAGCCCAAAATTCGCACCTGCCTAGCTGCGGGTCCGTCCCCCGAGCACCTCCAGTCCTTCAGCGTGTCGATATACACCCCTTTACACCGCCTCCGCACCTCACCATCCCCGATCGAGAACGATCAGAACGAGCATCCACCCGCGAATAATTCTCACCTCGAACCTCCGAGTCCGATCATCGCTGTTCGACCCCCCAGCTTCACACAATGTCCTCCTCTtcgtcttcctcttcttcctcgtcgTAATCGTCCTCGTGGCCCACGGGCCAGCAGGCCTCCGCCACGTTGTCCTCGCAGCGTCGTCTACGTCTCTGATGGATCTGCTGGGTCGAAACGGGGGCACGCAACGACGCCGAGGACGCGGCCGTAGTCGGTTGCGCGACGGACGAGGACGAagaggacgacgaggacgacgacgacgacgacgacgacgacgacgacgacgacgacgacgacgacgacaacgaggtGGTGGTCGAAGAGGACGACTGATGAacttgctgctgttgctgttgctgatgATGATGGGCAGGAATAAGGAGGTTCGCCGTGGTCGAGGGGTTGCTCGCGGCTGCGGTGGCGGCGTACGCCGCGGCTGCAGCGGCTCAGGCCAAGGCGTAGGGGTGCGTGGCGTGATGTCACAAACCAGGCGTCGCCGTGGCGACGGTCGGCGGCGGTGGCGCGCTGCTGCTCGCCACGCTGGTAGCGTGATGATACAGCGGGCTTTGGTAGTACTCCTGATGATGATGATTGCTCATGTTGTGCATAGGTCCGGCTGTGTTCGAGCCCGTATGCATGCCGTTGTGATGGTGGTGGCTGGGTGGCGCGGAATGCGCATGAGGATGATGAGGCGAACCAAAGTTCGCGTAGCTCTGGTGCAGCTGTTCGTACATCTTCATCTCGGGCGGTTTGGTGTCTTGCGCGCCCGGTGAAGTGGCCGTCGCGCCTGGCAGTAACCTGGTGATGCTGAAGGGGTGGCTGGCGGCGGTGTACGGTGGTTCTTGCTTGAGGCTGCCCGTCATTCCGTGGTGAAGGGCGGCAGgatcggagatgagatgagggTGAAGGCTTCGGCTGACCATGGCGGTCAGTTCGTCGTGCGCGGCACCCAAGTCCGGCCCTAGGAGACCGCCGATATCCGTAGTGTCGCTCTTTAAAGCGGCGTGATGTTGATGAAGGCTGGCTGCGTGATGATGATGATGCGACGACACGAGGGAATGGATATCCTTGTCGTCTTGTTGTTGGGGTCCGTGGTGGAGAGAGGAGGGTGTCTTCTTTCCAGCGTGGGCCAGATCGTGGGAGGTCGGGCTGTTGTGGCCAGCGACGGCAGCGGCTGCCGcggctgcggcggcggcggcgccgcTGTGATGTTGCTGGTGCTGTTGGTGCTTATTGTTCTGCCTGGTGAGCTCCTTCTTCTCGTCCTTGAACCTTTTCTGCCGACGCAAATAACAACCGTTCTCGAACATGTTCCCACTTTCCGGGTGCAGAGTCCAGAAGGAGCCTTTGCCGGGCTTGTCCGGGGTTCGCGGCACTTTCACGAAGCAATCGTTGAAGCTCAACGAGTGCCTGATCGAGTTCTGCCAGCGTTGTTGGTTCTGCCGATAGAAAGGGAACAGATCCATGATGAACTGATAAATCTCCGACAGGGTCAACATTTTGGTGGGCGCGTTCTGGATGGCCATGGTGATGAGACTGATGTAAGAGTAGGGCGGTTTCGCGTGGGTATAGCTTCGACGGTAAGACTTGTCAGTCCTGGCTCGTTGGAGAGCAGAATTAGGCGAATCTGGCTCCGTAAGGGAAAGAGGATCCCTGGTAACCCCGGCGCCGCCGCTTGGCGTCAGCGGACCGTAGCCTACGGCGCTCATACAGGCACCACCGCCGCCCATCGAAGCACTCCCGTAACCACCCATACCGCTGCCGCCCATCGAGGCCATACCCATGGCGGAGCTCATGGTGCTCATATTGAAACCACCGGCGCCTTGCGGACTGCAGCTTGGCCCGACTCCTACGCCCATCGACATGCCCATGGGCATGCATCCGACCGAGTTGATCGAGCTGTACGTGGGCGCCATGCTGCCCATCGTGGACATCGCGGCGCTGGTCATCGCGCCGCCTAGGCTACCAGCGTCGTACAGCTTCTGCGACTGGAGCATGGTCATAGAGCTCACCGGTGCCGGGGTGCCGGGCTGTTGTCTGCTCGTCAAACGGGAATCATGAAAACCGCGGTACCACGGCTGCTGTTGGTAATGCGACGCTCCCTTAATTTTCTCACCGGGGATGGTAAATCCCCGTCAGGGCACCTCTCAACCGCTCTGTACGTATACGACTCGCACTACGTCTTCGACGATCGAGAGGCCGAGGCCTTGTTATTCGAGATATGAATCCACAACAACAAGAAACTTCACTTTTTCACCGTTTAAACGTTCTCTTGCTATATGTATACGTgtgtatatatgtgtgtgtgcgcgcgcgcgcgcgtttctgCACGCGTGTTTGTGTAtgcgtgcgtgtgtgcgtgACTAtctgtatatataaatatatatatcacAATCCTCGAGACACAGACGCGCACCGAATCCCCCGGTATCTCACAAAGAACTCTTCAACAACCACGGCGAATATCAAAATACACAGACTGTTTCGATCATCGGGCACTTTACGCAGACACTGTACCCGATCCTCGACTTCCTGTTCACTGGCAAAAGAAACCTCGCGGGATCTTTGAAAAGCAGAAACAACCCGCCGGTAACGTTCGAGGAAACGCGCCGCGGTAATAATAGTATGCGATCGGACGCGAGGGGCTGGCCGCGCGCGACCAGCAGCGAGCCACGGGCTAAGAACACACGGGACGAGCAACGGATCGAGGTTGTTTGAGCGGGGCCTGTGTGTTTGAGCCGCCTCACCTCCACTCTCCCTCATTCACCAGTTCGCTATCGTCTCTGTCTCTCTGTGTGCCGTATGGATGGAGGCCGGTTAGCGAGTGTACTCCGCTACTCTTGAGTCTCCCGATCTTGTTCAAACACTTCCCACTCCCGGTTAGTATCGCCGCGCCTGTTTCGACCTGTTCGGCCAATCGGTGATACCGTAGCCCCACTGTAGCCCGCCGGGAACCAATGGGACGCGGTCAGGGGGCGTCCAACGTGTCCCTTTCGTATCGCCTGAATCGGTGGCGCGATAATGCCAGCGGAGGAACATCCTGGCCGGGCGCTGCTGGGTTCAACGGCGGACCGCGCAGCTGCGGGAACCGTCGCTTGCGCAATCTCTCGGCGGACGGGCGGACGCGGCGCCCACGGCACCGACGGCCGCGTCCCGACGCTCCTCTCATGTCATGTCAACTGTCTGTCTGCCACGCGTTTGACACCCAGCGGCGCGCGTCACGCGGCGGGTTGCTTTTCTTCTTTGCATCCCTATTTCTTTCACCCTTCCATCCTCTATTTTCCTTCGATTCTATATTGCAGTTGTTCTTTGTCGACTTCTTGTCGGTTTCTTCTCGTGTTTTTCATTTCTGTTGTTTCTTTTAGTTTCCCGGCGGTGAGTCGTTTGTTTCGCGTTGGTTAGGTTGTCGGGCTTCAATTTAGTGATATGGAATCGAGTTTCAGTTATGTGGATTGATAATTCGTGCCGCTGACGATTAGAGGGATGGAAGAGTAGAGAGCTGTCTGCGGAGCTGCGACGGTTCCAGCGTTGCAAGACTGGTTTGTTCAACTAATTTCTTTGTATATCTACCTTTCTCTGTTCGtatatttcatatttatatTTCATCAAACGTCTATAGATAACAGATTTTCACGGCAGTGTCATAGGTTAATTTTAAAGAGACATACTTGCAAATTGCAAGGAAACGTGAATTGTACATCCGAGGTGTTGAAATTCGCGATGCATCGCTAACGTAGCACTTTCTGTCAAATTTCACTCGAGCACGCCAAACTGTTGATGGATGtgtacgataaaaaaaaaaccacGAGATCATGACGAGTATCATAGATTCGACGATTTAGGCGACAGCATGCAGAAGCCATATTGTTTGGACAGATGCTAAGCGTATCTGAGGATTAATTAACAATCTCGCTCGTTATCGATTCGGATTGACTAACGAATCATTCGACAGTGTTCAAGAGAAATTCCTTCTCGCTTACCAAATTATTATTCGTCGAATTGTATACGTAACAAGATTAAACGATTTCGAAGTTAAGTTTCGAAGACGGTTcgatcgttccttttttttccgtTCAACGTAGATTGAATGGAATGAAATGAAATTAGTAGCTGATGTACCTCGTTTAGTGCTCGACTCTAATTCGAGCAGACCAAGCGAACCGAGTGCGCAAACAAACGTCAAATATTTATTGACCTACAACTCGTTTAAATTAATCGAACGCCCACTTATTCTCGAGCTACAGTCAAACGCAAGGATTTCCTAGAACCAATAACCATAGGAATTGTAGGTGGTTTCGATTAAACTGGACTGCTCGTAAAGTGTTTGTATTATATTTTCGCCTGCTCACCTTGAAATGACAAATTTCCTTTCGAaccgctaaaaaaaaaaaattgcaagtTGGTATACACCGAGGATTAACGAGTTCGGTGTACTCGAACAGTGCACTGTGGATTGTCTAGATCGTCGCAAACAAACCATTTCAACAAATCCAACAATATAAATATTGAACCACGGTAAATTACCGTTACATATAGTTTGATCTGGCTCGATCAACTTACATAAGAATGTCGCGGGTTTCATTACCTATGTCAAAGCTAGATAACGCAAGCAGACCCGATAACATTTAATTACAACAACAAATATATACGTAACACAATATTTATCTGTATCCATAGGTGGAATGGCACTGATAATTCTAAACAATCCCGTGAATTCGTCGATATATTTGCGATGTAATTAAGCCTCTTCTACTTTGAGTACACTTCAACTCTTTTCGTCGCCGTTGGGCGACGTAATTAGTTGTAATTATCCGACTGTACATGTAGAAACGCCGCGTTCGGAGCCATAGCATGGACTAGAAAATTTGTCAACGATTAGAGGCGTGCTTTTTaataaatcaaaaattattgaaatatcggCAGCGCGGTACGCGGACGACAATCAATTTTCGCAATCGAATTTTCCGGTCTCccgacgcgtcgcgtcgcgtcgcgtcgctcgaTCAACGTCGATTAATCGTTTATCGCGTTTCGAATAATTAACCGTCCGTGGCCCATGAATATTAAACGCGCGTAATAAAAAGAGATCGGATTTTCGGCGGATAATTCGGTTAGCTTAACCGGATCCGCTCCGTCGAATCGACGCCTCGAAGCTCGCAAGTCGACCGATTTCCTCGTCGTTATTTCGCGATTATCCGCCGGCTGTCCCGTAATTTCCCTTCAATTATGTTAATTAATGGGGACAGAAAAACGGGACGACCGCTCGTCGAGAACTCTCGCGCTACCGTAGCTGCTACGTTTCGTTGCGGTTCGCCGCCATTTGTTTATCGTACTTTTTACAGTACAATCGCTGCGACATTGGAAGTTGCAAATATTTGGTAGATACCAATAAATAACGATTTTTAACGAAATAAACGCGTTTATCGCTCTTTTTCTATCAATCTAACGCGTGGTGTTATTCAGATTAAAGGGAGGTGACATTAAATGGTGCCTTTTATCAATATTTAGTTCGTTGTTACAGTAAAACTAGAATAATTTAATTAGCAGTTTAATAATCCAATAGTATCGGTAATAGTTTTTAGTAGATTTGTCTGTTGTATAGGTATTATTATAGCGTAGGATACACTATCTATGGTGATTTCCTCCGACGGAAAGTAACAGCCGTGGCAAAGAGTTTTACATACCAATAATACATTAAGAGATAACATTAGATGCATCGAGTATCTAAtaattttgaataattttggATGAAAACCTTAGTTATAAGTGATTTTAGGAtttcgaaaaaaagaaaaacataaAAAGATATCTTAAATTCCCCATAATCGCATGAAATTTGATTCTGGTAACATTTTTATACCTGAATCTGCAATAAGTTACGATTACGTATAAAAAACTTGATTTAAAGAATTGTAACACTATATATCCttggaaaagagaagaaaatgaAAAGAGTCAGACAAAAAATGGAGTAAAATGAAAAATAAGAGACAATGGGTGGACGGCGGAGGAACGAGTGACTCGTTTCCACGGTTTCCACGGTTTCCACCAGTAAGTAGTAGTTCGCTTGTTACTTTTCGTACAAGTGCGAAGTACGGTCTAATATATGTGTACGTGTCCACGGCTCAAGATCTCAAGGGAACGCGACAGAAAAGAAAGCATCGAAGGGTgcgcgatatgtcgcatttattcAACGACTTAACACGTCCCGCTCGGTGTAAATCACCGAATGGGTGACCCATTTCGTTCGCCTCGACGACGGAGAAATCTGCCATTAGAAGCTGCGAGCAGAAGAACGTGAAACACGGAGCTCCAAGAACGAGAACGCACGAAAACGATACTGCACGCTTATTTTATTTTCGAAAGATTGTACAAAGAAGAATAAACTGAAGAAATTATTTGTACAAGACATTGTTGCATTACTTTTGTAATTCTACGTGCTGCTCGACTTTTTCCAAAATGTATAATTACCTTCTATTTATTACACCACATACGTGTCGTATTCATCCATTCCAGGTGACCAAATGATATCGACTTTTTTCAAAGAATCAACTTTTTATGTAAATTCAGCCCCATCCCAGTTATAGTATCACAGGCCAGAAACATTCTATATAAATTTTGTCTATAGATACTAATGAAATATTCTGTTTCAAAGAAATAAgttcattaattaattaattaagtaATTGAATAAGGCAACGATTAAAAAATTCCATTTCTGACAGCGGATAATTATTGTAGAACCGCGTTATTATAATACTTCGACTCGAACACGCGTCGCTCGATCACCGGCGAATAATGCATGGGAATTAAGTAATGCAAATTTCGCGAGGACGCGACACTGTTTTTCTGAACAAACTGGCGCTGTTTATGATAAACAGCGCGGCAGGCCGATGTTAATAATTTTACAGGCTGCGACGCCTCGCGCGGCGGTGAATTAAATATCGGGTTAGTCAACGATTAATCGTCGCTGCTTTCTCCGGTACCATAATCAGCCAACTCGCGAGCTGTTTCCGTGGAATTGATCTTCCGATTATTTAGACAATAGAATAAATCAACGACACAGGATCCGACAACTGATCCGATTATGGAATTTTCATCAATTTCCTATCGTATGCGGTGGAAAGTTCCACGATTGAAAGAAGGATTGGGATTTTTAAGTTTACAAATATTTGTCTCATTTGTGGAAAACACAATTGTTAATGAATTTCGAATATTGAATTCTTCTAAATATTATTTGATCTGCTTATTAACCATACTTACCATCTAAAATTTTTCCCTTTCACTCTTCCTTCACGAAAATCTGTGTTTATCttaaaaaaattagaaatattGTGACATCTGTTCTAAATAGGTACAGAAATTTTCAAGTATTTGCCAAAAGTAGTAAATTTTACAATCTACTCCTTCCCTACATCACTAATTATATTTTAACTGCATTTCAAGTACATTACTCTCAAAAGTAACAACAACGTCCATCGACGACTACGCATTAGAGGATTTACAAAAAATTACAAAACTAATACGACACTTACGATCCGTGCCTCGGTGAGATCAAAAGGAACGTTCGTGCCTGTTGGACGATTAAAGTTTCTGGAGACAGTCCTTTACCCGTGGCTCCGCTCGCGTCGGGATTAACATTATTGCGTGGCCGTCGCAAAGTGCATTTTTAACTTTATTAAGCCGACGGCTGATACGGTTCGCAAACACTGTTCTG comes from the Xylocopa sonorina isolate GNS202 chromosome 1, iyXylSono1_principal, whole genome shotgun sequence genome and includes:
- the LOC143427713 gene encoding silk gland factor 1, yielding MTMLQSQKLYDAGSLGGAMTSAAMSTMGSMAPTYSSINSVGCMPMGMSMGVGVGPSCSPQGAGGFNMSTMSSAMGMASMGGSGMGGYGSASMGGGGACMSAVGYGPLTPSGGAGVTRDPLSLTEPDSPNSALQRARTDKSYRRSYTHAKPPYSYISLITMAIQNAPTKMLTLSEIYQFIMDLFPFYRQNQQRWQNSIRHSLSFNDCFVKVPRTPDKPGKGSFWTLHPESGNMFENGCYLRRQKRFKDEKKELTRQNNKHQQHQQHHSGAAAAAAAAAAAVAGHNSPTSHDLAHAGKKTPSSLHHGPQQQDDKDIHSLVSSHHHHHAASLHQHHAALKSDTTDIGGLLGPDLGAAHDELTAMVSRSLHPHLISDPAALHHGMTGSLKQEPPYTAASHPFSITRLLPGATATSPGAQDTKPPEMKMYEQLHQSYANFGSPHHPHAHSAPPSHHHHNGMHTGSNTAGPMHNMSNHHHQEYYQSPLYHHATSVASSSAPPPPTVATATPGL